Proteins encoded in a region of the Myxococcus guangdongensis genome:
- a CDS encoding baseplate J/gp47 family protein: MSLIPPETTTFSAIVERLLANMGAGTDPNAGGMARTLAEAYAREMATFYAMMELAHRSGYLDTAEGAALDNVVAVLGLTRARAGRLTGEVELSRAAPAPEDIGIPAGRQVTGMAADGKPLPLFETREDATLRKGDTRVLIPVQEVQSDDEDARQAPPVIDPFQLTLMPRPILGIEAVANPAPLRRDSEDETDTDLRARARTAMRDGEKGTLESIAAAVRKQGVEQVTVREPPDAPPGVVDVLVGDTDFESDVEGVRRVEAAIRESKAAGIHVRLRYARTIFFLLRFDVEPNDDAMDEATFDRLRRGLQQKLSSYMRELPVGTSVSRRKLEALLFGEPAVRRISDVEVETFVWGTAPEATLEKTLVSESKSRLYGANRDWRLESLEAARVDLVRKPPSISRLRPPTWRLDLVVTLVQGDTRTAEQVRDALRGALEVFTARLTEEAQQRASTATYLTRAKLEDALRTQAHVAGLLGCDVTLQSGVTVALVSAGAAHALPQEFTQLEVTGDLRLLFGGAELVGVG, from the coding sequence TTGAGCCTCATCCCTCCGGAGACGACCACGTTCAGCGCCATCGTCGAGCGGCTGCTGGCGAACATGGGGGCGGGAACGGACCCCAACGCCGGAGGCATGGCTCGCACCCTCGCGGAGGCGTACGCGCGGGAGATGGCGACCTTCTACGCGATGATGGAGCTGGCGCACCGCTCGGGCTACCTGGACACCGCCGAGGGCGCGGCGCTGGACAACGTGGTGGCCGTGCTGGGCCTGACGCGCGCGCGCGCCGGACGCCTCACCGGCGAGGTGGAGCTCAGCCGCGCCGCGCCCGCGCCGGAGGACATCGGCATCCCCGCGGGCCGTCAGGTGACGGGCATGGCGGCGGACGGCAAGCCCCTGCCCCTCTTCGAGACGCGCGAGGACGCCACGCTGCGCAAGGGTGACACGCGCGTGCTCATCCCCGTGCAGGAGGTCCAGTCGGACGACGAGGACGCGCGTCAGGCGCCCCCCGTCATCGACCCCTTCCAACTGACGCTGATGCCCCGACCCATCCTGGGCATCGAGGCCGTCGCCAACCCCGCCCCCCTGCGCCGGGACTCGGAGGACGAGACGGACACCGACCTGCGCGCCCGCGCGCGCACCGCGATGCGCGACGGGGAGAAGGGCACGCTGGAGTCCATCGCCGCGGCGGTGCGCAAGCAGGGCGTCGAGCAGGTCACCGTGAGAGAGCCCCCGGACGCGCCCCCCGGCGTCGTCGACGTGCTGGTGGGTGACACGGACTTCGAGTCGGACGTCGAGGGCGTCCGGCGCGTCGAGGCCGCCATCCGCGAGTCCAAGGCCGCCGGCATCCACGTCCGCCTGCGCTACGCGCGCACCATCTTCTTCCTGCTCCGCTTCGATGTGGAGCCGAACGACGACGCCATGGACGAGGCGACGTTCGACCGGCTGCGGCGCGGGCTCCAGCAGAAGCTGTCCAGCTACATGCGGGAGCTGCCCGTGGGCACGTCGGTGAGCCGCCGCAAGCTGGAGGCGCTGCTCTTCGGCGAGCCCGCGGTGCGACGCATCTCCGACGTCGAGGTGGAGACGTTCGTGTGGGGGACCGCGCCCGAGGCGACGCTGGAGAAGACGCTCGTGAGCGAGTCGAAGAGCCGCCTGTATGGCGCCAACCGGGACTGGCGGCTGGAGTCGCTCGAGGCCGCGCGCGTGGACCTGGTGCGCAAGCCGCCGTCCATCTCCCGGCTGCGCCCGCCGACGTGGCGGCTGGACCTGGTCGTCACGCTCGTCCAGGGCGACACGCGCACGGCGGAGCAGGTGCGCGACGCGCTGCGCGGCGCGCTGGAGGTCTTCACGGCGCGGCTCACCGAGGAGGCCCAGCAGCGCGCCTCCACGGCGACGTACCTCACGCGCGCCAAGCTGGAGGACGCGCTGCGGACGCAGGCCCACGTCGCGGGGCTGCTGGGCTGTGACGTCACGCTGCAGTCGGGGGTCACCGTGGCCCTGGTCTCCGCGGGCGCCGCGCACGCGCTCCCCCAGGAGTTCACGCAGTTGGAGGTGACGGGCGACCTGCGCCTCCTGTTCGGCGGAGCGGAGCTGGTGGGGGTCGGATGA
- a CDS encoding GPW/gp25 family protein: MADELKTDLRLSFKESGGMDLDWSDDGGATTVSGRDNLVQALTMRLLVYRGHLEQLGHQRYGSRVADLIGEPLDRANLDLLRRYVRQAIKEDPRVDEVLHLTVFARPDLPGAVDVRARIRAITGDPVELGLSLDLG, translated from the coding sequence ATGGCGGACGAACTCAAGACCGACCTGCGCCTCTCGTTCAAGGAGTCGGGCGGCATGGACCTGGACTGGTCCGACGACGGCGGCGCCACGACGGTGAGCGGCAGGGACAACCTGGTCCAGGCCCTGACGATGCGGCTGCTCGTCTACCGGGGACACCTGGAGCAGCTGGGCCACCAGCGCTACGGCAGCCGGGTGGCGGACCTCATCGGCGAGCCACTGGACCGGGCCAACCTGGACCTGCTGCGCAGGTACGTGCGGCAGGCCATCAAGGAGGACCCGCGCGTGGACGAGGTGCTGCATCTCACCGTCTTCGCGAGGCCGGACCTCCCGGGCGCCGTGGATGTACGGGCGCGCATCCGCGCCATCACCGGCGACCCGGTGGAGCTGGGGCTGTCGCTCGACCTGGGCTGA
- a CDS encoding phage baseplate assembly protein V has translation MSDLVTIIRAIIRDELASLRLGDLGVVTSAFPHADGDAHNHECNVKLRESGLELRRVPIATPHLGMVSAPHAGDLVVITYLNGDANRPVITGRLYSDKLNPPIHEADEWRVVSPPNGKTSIAIDQEQSVVITAGETIVTVKQDDVITIKGKTDLSLEVEGNVQLKCTDCTVDASGKIDLGKSGSGVITEKSHKCYFTGAPLKGSQDVKAK, from the coding sequence GTGAGCGACCTGGTCACCATCATCCGCGCCATCATCCGCGACGAGCTGGCCTCGCTGCGCCTGGGAGACCTGGGCGTGGTGACGAGCGCCTTCCCCCACGCGGACGGCGACGCGCACAACCACGAGTGCAACGTGAAGCTGCGCGAGAGCGGTCTGGAGCTGCGCCGCGTGCCCATCGCGACGCCGCACCTGGGCATGGTGAGCGCGCCGCACGCCGGGGACCTCGTCGTCATCACGTACCTCAACGGCGACGCCAACCGCCCCGTCATCACCGGCCGGCTCTACTCGGACAAGCTCAACCCGCCCATCCACGAAGCGGACGAGTGGCGCGTCGTCTCGCCTCCCAACGGCAAGACGTCCATCGCCATCGACCAGGAGCAGTCGGTGGTCATCACCGCTGGCGAGACCATCGTCACGGTGAAGCAGGACGACGTCATCACCATCAAGGGCAAGACGGACCTGTCGCTGGAGGTGGAGGGCAACGTGCAGCTCAAGTGCACCGACTGCACGGTGGACGCGTCCGGGAAGATCGACCTGGGCAAGAGCGGCAGCGGCGTCATCACCGAGAAGAGCCACAAGTGCTACTTCACCGGCGCGCCGCTCAAGGGCTCGCAGGACGTGAAGGCCAAGTAA
- a CDS encoding phage tail sheath C-terminal domain-containing protein, giving the protein MATGLIIPGVQVTVVKEVLPQQLAPSGVLGITGFLESAQGKVIRASSWSRFLEVAGRASAYSLPEARQALDNGVSELVISPLAAAAGTSATITAPPDASKYPSGSTGEKHGATFQARVPGPWANGITVKVSYRDNIDKTVSFDLEVIHPASGAAEVLRNVNSAGLVSTLDTSSFIRVDTTKGVGWPTAGTYTLAGGKDATPDEYATALGKLKDHADVDLVLAAVQDFTDLAKVSRIYGDVISHCNALSGESKGRLGFGQVPPTGTMESTEQLASNLVSDRFVLAAPHGVVGAVAGMVGGLTPHQSPTFKRVSGLNELSLSVEDQKRLLKAFVVPVITERGRGTIVVRGLTTDGDQINVRRVADRAVRTLKMVGDLFIGLLNNADGRSALKQKLVEALVQMEKDGAIVPSTDGKDPAFKVEVYSSQQDFALGIVRVNMAVRPVRAIDYIYATITVQV; this is encoded by the coding sequence ATGGCCACAGGTCTCATCATTCCCGGTGTCCAGGTCACGGTCGTCAAGGAAGTGTTGCCCCAACAGCTTGCACCGTCTGGGGTTCTCGGTATCACCGGCTTCCTGGAGTCAGCCCAGGGCAAGGTGATACGCGCCAGCAGCTGGTCGCGGTTCCTGGAGGTGGCCGGACGCGCGAGCGCCTACAGCCTCCCGGAGGCGAGACAGGCATTGGATAACGGTGTCTCGGAGCTGGTGATTTCACCGCTCGCCGCGGCGGCCGGGACCAGCGCGACCATCACCGCCCCGCCCGACGCCAGCAAGTATCCCTCGGGCTCCACGGGGGAGAAGCATGGCGCGACGTTCCAGGCGCGTGTCCCTGGCCCGTGGGCCAATGGCATCACCGTCAAGGTGAGCTACCGGGACAACATCGACAAGACGGTGTCGTTCGACCTGGAGGTCATCCACCCCGCGAGCGGCGCGGCGGAGGTGCTGCGCAACGTGAACTCGGCGGGGCTGGTGTCGACGCTGGACACCTCGTCGTTCATCCGCGTGGACACCACGAAGGGCGTGGGCTGGCCCACGGCGGGCACGTACACGCTGGCGGGCGGCAAGGACGCCACGCCGGACGAGTACGCCACGGCGCTGGGCAAGCTGAAGGACCACGCGGACGTGGACCTGGTGCTGGCCGCGGTGCAGGACTTCACGGACCTGGCCAAGGTGTCGCGCATCTATGGCGACGTCATCAGCCACTGCAACGCGCTGAGCGGCGAGAGCAAGGGGCGCCTGGGCTTCGGCCAGGTCCCTCCCACGGGCACGATGGAGAGCACCGAGCAGCTCGCCTCCAACCTGGTCAGCGACAGGTTCGTGCTGGCGGCGCCGCACGGCGTGGTGGGCGCGGTGGCGGGCATGGTGGGCGGACTCACGCCGCATCAGTCCCCCACCTTCAAGCGCGTGTCCGGGCTGAACGAGCTGTCCTTGAGCGTGGAGGACCAGAAGCGGCTGCTCAAGGCCTTCGTGGTGCCGGTCATCACCGAGCGCGGCCGGGGCACCATCGTCGTGCGGGGTCTGACGACGGATGGAGATCAGATCAACGTGCGGCGCGTGGCGGACCGGGCGGTGCGCACGCTGAAGATGGTGGGCGACCTGTTCATCGGGTTGCTCAACAACGCGGACGGGCGCAGCGCGCTGAAGCAGAAGCTGGTGGAGGCGCTGGTGCAGATGGAGAAGGACGGCGCCATCGTCCCCTCCACCGACGGCAAGGACCCCGCCTTCAAGGTGGAGGTCTATTCGTCACAGCAGGACTTCGCGCTCGGAATCGTGAGGGTCAACATGGCCGTCAGGCCCGTGCGCGCCATCGACTACATCTACGCGACCATCACGGTCCAGGTCTGA
- a CDS encoding DUF1501 domain-containing protein, whose amino-acid sequence MGFSRRQFLRNTSLGLGALSVSSTFPRWLGDAAAATLSGYAGYRATVCVFLLGGNDANNVLVPRANLAHGQYLDARSTLGIPLADLRVINPVGMAAGAYGLHPSLAKLQALFEAEKAAFVCNVGPLTLPMRKQDYEQGTVARPDNLFSHSDQQDAWASDIANPSTVDLPPLLEDKVTGWGGRTADRLHGLNPGDYPEVTSFGGKALFTAGAERQPLMVSPSGELGLTPHPDADFDALRTQALEDVVAIHNGVTLEASYGGVFTTAQTFSAARAAARQTAWGALRSQTQGDIAGLFTPPAGTSGWTLPLQLFQVVQDLVAGAMPATRGGLGVRRQMFSVGLGGFDTHAGQDTTHAALLAQLDFALDAFQQAMTLLKSEGVFGASPPQATLFTMSDFGRTLAENGERGTDHGWGSHAIVVGDRVQGRRLHGVYPNLDLLSGGVNNPDSVDGRGRWLPSLCVGQYGFTFASWLGLGGVADRDHAFPNLSAYVAAATTGGFPAAARAYRIPFLIPDP is encoded by the coding sequence ATGGGCTTCTCACGACGACAATTCCTCCGGAACACCTCACTGGGCCTGGGCGCGCTGAGCGTCTCCTCCACCTTCCCCCGCTGGCTCGGGGACGCCGCCGCCGCGACCCTGTCCGGTTACGCCGGCTACCGCGCCACGGTGTGTGTCTTCCTGCTGGGCGGCAACGACGCCAACAACGTGCTCGTGCCTCGCGCCAACCTGGCGCATGGGCAATACCTCGACGCGCGCTCCACGCTCGGCATCCCGCTCGCGGACCTGCGTGTCATCAACCCCGTCGGGATGGCCGCGGGGGCCTATGGGCTGCATCCCTCGCTCGCGAAGCTGCAGGCCCTGTTCGAGGCGGAGAAGGCCGCCTTCGTGTGCAACGTGGGTCCGCTCACCCTGCCCATGCGCAAGCAGGACTACGAGCAGGGCACCGTGGCCCGTCCCGACAACCTCTTCTCACACAGCGACCAGCAGGATGCCTGGGCCAGCGACATCGCCAATCCCTCCACCGTGGACCTGCCTCCGCTGCTCGAGGACAAGGTCACCGGCTGGGGCGGGCGCACCGCCGACCGGCTCCATGGACTCAACCCCGGCGACTACCCGGAGGTGACGTCCTTCGGAGGCAAGGCCCTCTTCACCGCCGGCGCCGAGCGACAGCCGCTCATGGTGTCCCCCTCCGGTGAGCTGGGCCTCACGCCGCACCCGGACGCGGACTTCGATGCGCTGCGCACCCAGGCGCTCGAGGACGTCGTCGCCATCCACAACGGCGTCACGCTCGAGGCGAGCTACGGCGGCGTCTTCACCACCGCGCAGACGTTCTCCGCCGCGCGCGCCGCCGCGCGGCAGACGGCCTGGGGCGCCCTTCGTTCGCAGACCCAGGGCGACATCGCGGGCCTCTTCACGCCGCCCGCGGGCACCTCTGGCTGGACGCTGCCCCTGCAGCTGTTCCAGGTGGTGCAGGACCTGGTCGCCGGCGCCATGCCCGCCACCCGCGGGGGCCTGGGCGTGCGCCGACAGATGTTCTCCGTGGGGCTCGGCGGCTTCGACACCCACGCGGGACAGGACACGACGCACGCGGCCCTGCTCGCCCAGCTCGACTTCGCGCTGGACGCCTTCCAGCAGGCGATGACGCTGCTCAAGAGCGAGGGCGTCTTCGGCGCATCGCCACCCCAGGCCACCCTGTTCACCATGAGCGACTTCGGCCGGACGCTCGCGGAGAACGGCGAGCGGGGCACGGACCATGGATGGGGAAGCCACGCCATCGTCGTGGGTGATCGCGTCCAGGGCCGCCGTCTGCATGGCGTCTATCCCAACCTGGACCTGCTGTCGGGCGGAGTGAACAACCCAGACTCGGTGGACGGCAGGGGGCGATGGTTGCCTTCACTCTGCGTCGGTCAATATGGATTCACGTTTGCGTCATGGTTGGGGCTCGGAGGAGTTGCTGACAGGGACCATGCCTTCCCCAACCTGTCGGCCTATGTCGCCGCCGCGACCACGGGTGGCTTCCCCGCGGCCGCTCGCGCCTACCGGATTCCCTTCCTGATTCCGGACCCCTGA
- a CDS encoding DUF1800 domain-containing protein gives MMRRLTLSLVVCTLACVPDEGPPGPDTPLPETPDHQRQRAEPLDTPSEPNALRFLEQATFGPRLAHGVTPPPADTVEHVMAVGIRQAITEQFAAPRSTFDGLATPDLGSQFFHHAIHGQDQLRQRVAFALAQVMVVSQNGIPNIISTPESEPRVAMASYLNLLNQRAFGDFRQLMEDVTLHPAMGTYLDLANNKAFKPNGQPISPNENYARELLQLFTLGLHRLQENGEPVLVSGEKVPVYTEAQVQAFAHTLSGWTYAAPACPAIGRSNPATYAAPMMPCDVNHDSTSRELLRGVWTTPGASARRHLKEALDNIFQDPNLPPFICKQLIQHLVSSNPSPEYVQAVVDVFKDNGSGERGDLRAVIRRILQHDEARGAQPPASQLARFGHLRPPALYVTALVRGLNGTLDTQGGTQDPGSLLSDWSQTLGQHVPRPPSVFSYYPPNAPAPGGGGLLGPEFAILDTATATARANVTHDLLFRASTATKGVLVDLAILPPVSADLVQWLHRNWLHGAMSPDLQQVILNAISHPDAGDLTRRKKLAVYLTSLSPEFQIQR, from the coding sequence ATGATGCGACGCCTCACGCTGTCCCTCGTCGTGTGCACACTCGCCTGTGTGCCCGACGAAGGGCCCCCCGGTCCCGACACACCGCTGCCCGAGACACCCGACCACCAGCGCCAGCGCGCCGAGCCACTCGACACCCCGAGCGAGCCCAACGCGCTGCGCTTCCTGGAGCAGGCGACGTTCGGACCGCGCCTGGCCCACGGCGTCACGCCTCCGCCCGCCGACACCGTGGAGCACGTGATGGCCGTGGGCATCCGCCAGGCCATCACCGAGCAGTTCGCCGCGCCGCGCTCGACGTTCGATGGCCTGGCCACCCCGGACCTGGGCTCGCAGTTCTTCCACCACGCCATCCATGGACAGGACCAGCTCCGGCAGCGCGTGGCCTTCGCGCTGGCCCAGGTCATGGTCGTCTCGCAGAACGGCATCCCCAACATCATTTCCACGCCGGAGTCCGAGCCGCGCGTGGCGATGGCCAGCTACCTCAACCTCCTCAACCAGCGCGCGTTCGGTGACTTCCGCCAGCTGATGGAGGACGTGACGCTGCACCCCGCCATGGGGACGTACCTGGACCTGGCGAACAACAAGGCCTTCAAGCCGAACGGCCAGCCCATCTCACCGAACGAGAACTACGCGCGCGAGCTGCTCCAGCTCTTCACGCTCGGCCTGCACAGGCTCCAGGAGAACGGCGAGCCGGTGCTCGTGTCCGGGGAGAAGGTGCCCGTCTACACGGAGGCGCAGGTCCAGGCCTTCGCCCACACCCTCTCCGGTTGGACCTACGCGGCGCCCGCGTGCCCCGCCATCGGCCGCTCCAATCCCGCCACGTACGCCGCGCCGATGATGCCTTGCGACGTCAACCACGACAGCACGTCCCGGGAGCTGCTCCGGGGCGTCTGGACCACGCCCGGCGCCAGCGCTCGACGACACCTGAAGGAGGCGCTGGACAACATCTTCCAGGACCCCAACCTGCCGCCCTTCATCTGCAAGCAGCTCATCCAACACCTCGTCAGCAGCAACCCCAGCCCCGAATACGTCCAGGCCGTCGTCGATGTCTTCAAGGACAACGGCAGCGGCGAGCGCGGAGACCTGCGCGCCGTCATCCGCCGCATCCTCCAGCACGACGAGGCCCGTGGCGCCCAGCCTCCCGCCTCGCAGCTCGCCCGCTTCGGCCACCTGCGTCCGCCCGCCCTCTACGTCACCGCGCTGGTGCGTGGCCTGAATGGCACGCTCGACACGCAGGGAGGAACCCAGGACCCGGGCAGCCTCTTGAGCGACTGGAGCCAGACCCTGGGCCAGCACGTACCCCGGCCTCCCTCCGTCTTCAGCTACTACCCTCCCAACGCTCCGGCGCCCGGAGGTGGAGGGCTGCTCGGCCCCGAGTTCGCCATCCTCGACACCGCCACCGCCACCGCGCGGGCCAACGTCACGCACGACCTGCTCTTCAGGGCCAGCACCGCCACCAAGGGCGTCCTCGTGGACCTGGCCATCCTGCCCCCCGTGTCCGCGGACCTGGTCCAGTGGCTCCATCGCAACTGGCTGCACGGCGCCATGTCGCCGGACCTCCAGCAGGTCATCCTCAACGCCATCTCCCACCCGGACGCCGGAGACCTCACGCGCAGGAAGAAGCTCGCCGTGTACCTCACGTCCCTCTCCCCCGAGTTCCAGATCCAGAGGTGA
- a CDS encoding MEKHLA domain-containing protein, with amino-acid sequence MKALHEVMPLLKWLDSSYQRYFGKPLGVGFCPPHLEHASDSTRLAWAHTEAPFMLLAQDVQPEPVYFYSNAAASRQFGYSAEELLRTPARLSAPPDGREDRAAVLRVVEERGYVTGYSGIRVTQGGKLFRIHDSELWRVHDAQGTRLGLGALVWPAPL; translated from the coding sequence ATGAAAGCCCTCCATGAAGTGATGCCGCTCCTGAAGTGGCTCGATAGCTCCTACCAGCGATACTTCGGCAAACCCCTGGGCGTCGGCTTCTGCCCTCCCCACCTCGAGCACGCCTCCGACTCGACCCGCCTGGCGTGGGCCCACACCGAGGCCCCCTTCATGTTGCTGGCGCAGGACGTCCAGCCAGAGCCGGTCTACTTCTACTCCAACGCCGCCGCGTCCCGGCAGTTCGGTTACTCCGCCGAGGAGCTCCTCCGGACGCCCGCTCGGCTCAGCGCGCCACCCGACGGAAGGGAAGATCGCGCGGCCGTGCTTCGAGTCGTCGAAGAGCGCGGCTACGTGACGGGTTACTCCGGCATCCGCGTGACCCAAGGCGGGAAGCTGTTCCGGATTCACGACTCGGAGCTGTGGCGGGTCCATGACGCGCAAGGAACCCGCCTGGGCCTGGGCGCGCTCGTCTGGCCCGCGCCGCTCTAA
- a CDS encoding thiamine pyrophosphate-dependent enzyme: protein MKRLSGYDVLLSALRAWGVKLCTGVTGGGLLHFLQNLEPHPGQREAPSAEESPRFFTLGEYAAGFVPLGSYLATGELGCCLATTGAATKLVACALSDAKVHDLPAVFVVPLSSAKTQGLSPLQDTSVLGSNIVPQLQAELPGGVFVLDQPTHVLSQLRQAQHRLEQSKPIVLVIEPTLLKLSTGEETCAFSPLRPPEPKPEQLRTFVKTFHAAAKGRRIVILAGEELARVPLAPKLTTRLCEQLGASLVWSINGANGVERQNPWGHGYISFGGNDAAMEVWRSLGEDDVLLVLGACPDEYTVNLQPYPAGKTFVLTSIEEGYGQVDGSFAHRARHEFHQWVTPLDSALHALVEHLEQHPTRTRRAIHAPANLNHTPRSPPRPGFVDMRQLFSRLDNLWAPGTLGFDDVCLSYKDRQYVTQRPHPNARFFSLYRSSAMGNVLGLCVGARLSSPDSHIVGFTGDGCFRLFSGCLSEARNLDLLLFVLDNASYGLVEQALPTILPGLPASRGHSQLTPLEFGDVARACGWVAFDLNPELTNLDAILSLHRARTGQSILVTIPADSEQVLGLNPRAGNL, encoded by the coding sequence ATGAAGCGATTGAGTGGCTATGACGTGCTCTTGTCCGCGCTGCGGGCCTGGGGCGTCAAGCTCTGCACCGGCGTCACGGGGGGCGGGCTCCTCCACTTCCTCCAGAACCTGGAACCCCATCCGGGACAACGGGAGGCGCCGAGCGCCGAGGAGTCACCCCGGTTCTTCACGCTGGGCGAGTACGCCGCGGGCTTCGTGCCCCTGGGGAGCTATCTCGCCACGGGCGAGCTGGGCTGCTGCCTCGCGACCACGGGCGCGGCGACCAAGCTGGTGGCGTGCGCCCTGAGCGACGCCAAGGTCCATGACCTCCCGGCGGTCTTCGTGGTGCCGCTCTCCTCCGCGAAGACGCAGGGACTCAGCCCGCTCCAGGACACCTCCGTGCTCGGCAGCAACATCGTTCCCCAGCTCCAGGCGGAGCTCCCTGGGGGCGTGTTCGTGCTCGACCAGCCCACCCACGTCCTCTCCCAGCTCCGACAGGCCCAGCACCGCCTGGAGCAGTCCAAGCCCATCGTGCTCGTCATCGAGCCAACCCTCCTCAAGCTCTCCACCGGCGAGGAGACCTGTGCCTTCTCCCCGCTGCGTCCTCCCGAGCCGAAGCCCGAGCAGCTCCGCACTTTCGTCAAGACGTTCCATGCCGCGGCGAAGGGGCGGCGCATCGTCATCCTCGCCGGTGAGGAGCTGGCGCGCGTGCCCCTGGCGCCGAAGCTCACCACCCGCCTGTGCGAGCAGCTGGGCGCCTCCCTCGTCTGGAGCATCAACGGCGCCAACGGCGTCGAACGACAGAACCCGTGGGGCCATGGCTACATCTCCTTCGGCGGGAACGACGCGGCGATGGAGGTCTGGCGGAGCCTGGGCGAGGACGATGTCCTGCTCGTGCTCGGGGCGTGCCCGGACGAGTACACCGTCAACCTCCAGCCCTATCCCGCGGGGAAGACCTTCGTCCTCACGTCCATCGAGGAGGGCTACGGGCAGGTCGACGGCAGCTTCGCCCACCGCGCACGGCACGAATTCCATCAATGGGTGACGCCCCTGGACAGCGCCCTGCATGCGCTCGTCGAACACCTGGAGCAACACCCGACGCGCACCCGACGCGCCATCCACGCGCCCGCGAATCTCAACCACACGCCGCGAAGTCCACCTCGCCCCGGGTTCGTCGACATGCGCCAGCTCTTCAGCCGGCTGGACAACCTCTGGGCGCCGGGGACGCTCGGGTTCGACGATGTCTGTCTTTCCTACAAGGACCGGCAATACGTCACCCAGCGCCCCCACCCGAACGCGCGCTTCTTCTCACTCTACCGGAGCTCGGCCATGGGCAACGTGCTGGGCCTGTGTGTCGGCGCGAGGCTCTCCAGTCCCGACAGCCACATCGTCGGCTTCACCGGCGACGGCTGCTTCCGGCTCTTCTCGGGCTGTCTGTCCGAGGCCCGCAACCTGGACCTGCTCCTGTTCGTGCTCGACAACGCCAGCTACGGGCTCGTCGAACAGGCCCTGCCCACCATCCTTCCGGGCCTCCCAGCCTCACGCGGACACTCCCAGCTCACACCGCTGGAGTTCGGCGACGTCGCTCGCGCGTGTGGCTGGGTGGCGTTCGACCTGAATCCGGAGCTCACCAACCTGGACGCCATCCTGAGCCTCCACCGCGCACGCACGGGCCAGTCCATCCTGGTCACCATCCCCGCCGACAGCGAACAGGTCCTCGGACTCAACCCTCGCGCCGGAAACCTCTGA
- a CDS encoding MEKHLA domain-containing protein, whose protein sequence is MKTIHEVMPLLKWIDASYQQYFKKPLGIGSLPPHLEHASDPTRLAWVHTEAPFMVLAQDTQAEPLFFYSNAAASQQFGYSAEELLQMPARLSAPPDGQEHRAALLRVVEERGSMTGYSGIRVAKGGKLFRIRDSELWLIHDAQKNRRGMGALVWTESAPGRIP, encoded by the coding sequence ATGAAAACCATTCACGAAGTGATGCCGCTCCTGAAGTGGATCGACGCGTCCTACCAGCAGTATTTCAAGAAGCCCCTGGGCATCGGCTCATTGCCTCCCCACCTCGAGCACGCCTCCGACCCGACCCGCCTGGCGTGGGTCCACACCGAGGCGCCCTTCATGGTGTTGGCGCAGGACACCCAGGCTGAGCCGCTCTTCTTCTACTCCAACGCCGCCGCGTCCCAGCAGTTCGGCTACTCCGCCGAGGAGCTCCTCCAGATGCCCGCTCGGCTCAGCGCGCCACCCGACGGACAGGAGCACCGCGCGGCCCTGCTTCGAGTGGTCGAGGAGCGCGGGTCCATGACGGGTTACTCCGGTATCCGCGTCGCCAAAGGAGGAAAGCTGTTCCGCATTCGCGACTCGGAGCTGTGGCTCATCCACGACGCCCAGAAGAACCGCCGCGGCATGGGCGCGCTCGTCTGGACCGAGAGCGCTCCCGGGAGAATCCCATGA